One Chryseobacterium wanjuense genomic region harbors:
- the mscL gene encoding large conductance mechanosensitive channel protein MscL has translation MGLVKEFKEFAFKGNVLDLAIGVIIGGAFGKIVSSLVEDVITPLLLNPALKAAGAENISKLSWNGVTYGNFLSAVISFLCIALVLFWIIKGANKIVKKEEAAPAAPTTDQKLLMEIRDLLKNKNI, from the coding sequence ATGGGATTAGTTAAAGAATTTAAAGAATTTGCATTCAAAGGAAATGTGCTTGATCTGGCCATCGGTGTGATCATTGGAGGTGCCTTCGGAAAAATTGTTTCGTCTTTGGTAGAAGATGTTATCACCCCTTTATTATTGAATCCTGCTTTGAAAGCTGCGGGTGCAGAAAATATTTCAAAACTTTCATGGAACGGGGTTACGTATGGGAATTTCCTTTCTGCGGTGATCAGCTTTTTATGTATTGCACTGGTTCTTTTCTGGATCATCAAAGGAGCCAATAAAATCGTCAAAAAAGAAGAAGCGGCTCCTGCAGCTCCTACCACAGACCAAAAATTATTAATGGAAATTAGAGATTTACTGAAAAATAAAAACATTTAA
- a CDS encoding D-2-hydroxyacid dehydrogenase produces the protein MKVLANDGLDQSGIDALTEKGFEVITAKVPQEFLIDYINEHKIRTLLVRSATQVRKDIIDSCPSLEIIGRGGVGMDNIDVDYAREKGIHVINTPSASSESVAELVFAHLFSGARFLQDSNRKMPVVGDTEFASLKKAYAAGIELKGKTIGIVGMGRIGQEVAKIALGLGMRVIAADNNVGKASIKVTFYNNQFINVDIETEPLQDVLKHSDFITLHVPAQKDGYMIGKNEFDMMKDGVAVVNCSRGGVIDETALIEALDSGKVKFAGLDVFINEPTPSKEILNHSKISLTPHTGASTLEAQDRIGLSLAEQISSILQIQ, from the coding sequence TCCGCAGGAGTTTTTGATAGATTATATTAATGAGCACAAAATCCGTACGCTTTTGGTGCGCAGTGCTACGCAGGTAAGAAAAGATATTATCGACAGCTGTCCGTCTCTGGAAATCATCGGAAGAGGGGGTGTAGGCATGGATAATATCGATGTGGATTACGCAAGAGAAAAAGGAATTCATGTCATCAACACACCGTCTGCTTCTTCAGAGTCGGTGGCTGAATTGGTTTTTGCCCACTTATTTTCAGGGGCAAGATTTTTGCAGGATTCCAACAGAAAGATGCCTGTAGTAGGAGATACGGAATTTGCCAGTCTTAAAAAAGCCTATGCAGCTGGTATCGAGTTGAAAGGAAAAACCATCGGAATCGTTGGAATGGGAAGAATCGGGCAGGAAGTAGCAAAAATTGCCTTAGGTCTTGGGATGAGGGTGATTGCTGCTGATAATAATGTCGGAAAAGCAAGTATTAAAGTTACTTTTTATAACAACCAATTCATCAATGTAGATATTGAAACCGAGCCGCTTCAGGATGTTTTGAAGCATTCGGATTTTATTACGCTTCACGTTCCGGCGCAGAAAGACGGATACATGATCGGTAAAAACGAGTTTGACATGATGAAAGACGGAGTAGCGGTTGTAAACTGTTCAAGAGGCGGTGTCATTGACGAAACTGCCCTGATAGAAGCTCTTGATTCCGGGAAAGTGAAATTCGCGGGGCTTGATGTTTTCATTAATGAACCGACCCCATCGAAAGAGATTTTAAATCATTCAAAAATTTCTTTAACTCCGCACACTGGGGCATCTACTCTGGAAGCTCAGGACAGAATCGGACTTTCTTTGGCAGAGCAGATTTCCAGTATTTTACAGATTCAATAA
- the mscL gene encoding large conductance mechanosensitive channel protein MscL, with the protein MGFLKEFKEFAFKGNVIDLAVGVIIGGAFGKIVSSLVTDVITPLLLTPALKAAGAEDISKLSWNGVTYGNFLSSLISFFCIALVLFWIIKGANKISKKHEPAPAEPTEDQKLLIEIRDILKNKNNS; encoded by the coding sequence ATGGGATTTTTAAAAGAATTTAAGGAGTTCGCCTTCAAGGGTAATGTTATTGATTTAGCGGTCGGTGTTATTATTGGTGGTGCTTTTGGAAAAATCGTCTCCTCATTGGTGACTGACGTGATTACTCCATTATTATTGACTCCGGCACTGAAAGCTGCAGGCGCAGAAGATATTTCAAAATTAAGCTGGAACGGAGTTACCTATGGAAACTTTCTATCTTCACTGATCAGTTTTTTCTGTATTGCGCTTGTCCTTTTCTGGATCATTAAAGGAGCCAATAAAATTTCAAAAAAGCATGAACCAGCTCCTGCAGAACCTACTGAAGACCAAAAATTATTAATAGAAATCAGAGATATTCTGAAAAATAAAAACAATTCATAA